In the genome of Diabrotica undecimpunctata isolate CICGRU chromosome 2, icDiaUnde3, whole genome shotgun sequence, the window AGCTTCCTGGTGAATAATACAATGGTACTTTTCTTCCCAAATAGTTTTCCAGTAATGTAACAAACCCCTTTAGTCTACTAACCATGCAAGGAGCTCCATCTGTACAAACACTATCTAATTTTGACCATTCAACTTTGTTGACTTCGATAACGTTTTTAAGCTGTTGAAAAATGTCCTCTCCTGTTGTTGTGACTAGTTGGCGCAAATCCAGAAGCtcttcggcattttcaaaattatcattggtataacggacaaaaatgcttaactgcgcattttctgtgttgtcacaactttcatccaacgctaaagaaaagaatttgcagGATTTTATTCCACTTATAATTTGGGAAACAACATCCTGGCCCATATCATCTATACGGCGCATGACTGTATTTCGGGATAATGCAATATTATCGACCATATTTTTGATCTTTACATCTCCCACATTTTTAGCAAATATTGccagactatttttaattatctcctctccatcagagtaggcttttttcttccgggctaacagcagagaaagttcatatgatgttttaaccatagtttccatttcatcacttctcttctgaaacagtgactgttggctggctagggttttcttttttttttttttcaataacgtttcaataaagtaaaataaaccaataggatatttgttgctgaagtccttatgcagttgtttataatgtcgttccaggttaaattttttcggaactgctacagacaatccacatatcaaacaaacaggctttgaagtattacgattagtaaataaaaattgttcttcccaagcaggttgaaaatcgcgaattgcaatatcatcttcgtattttcgttttgaagtcgaaggcttactcgtggacatatcgaacaaatacttttaaaattttaaagaaacaatgcgcgatgacaaaatgtgcacatacaacggggcagtttaaaataaactaagcAAGGGTAACGCAGTCCTATTGCACATTACGACAGCTAGGATCACGTGCACCAATCGCAGCAATATCGCTCGCCAGAGGATGCAATGATGCCGCATCTATCGTAACTTCCGTAAACCTACCaagtttcttcttattattttttgtttttcaagttttaatttttttgaaagtgttttAATCCAAAACGCTACGCTAAAGCTAAATTTGAATTCATTTATATAAGGGACTACTTTTTAGAGACTAAAATGACTTTAAAAACATATGGTACCCATCCACTGGACCTGTGCAAGTTGGTGCAAGGTTTCAGAATTCTAGAATTGATATAACCAATAAATGAACAGGTCTATTACAAATGGCTTCCAAAAAAGTGGTACTGTAGGCGGTACTGTAAACTAGCGAGAAGCTTCATACTAGGTTTTCTGTATTGTTAGTTGGGCCAGATAATTTATCTTGATAAATGTCGATACCGTTAGGACGGACCAGAACGAGTTTGTTTAATCGAATTATGGGAGTATGACCAATGATAGATGAATGAAAATGCAATGTCTTGGTACTTGTGTTGAAATATAATGAGGAAAGCAGACGTAACATAGGAATAGACACCCAGAAAATGATGAATTAAAGACTTACCTTATTTTTATCTTTCTTTCCGAAGGAGATAAAACATATTTTctcaatctcttccttaaatTTGGGATGTGACAATGCATATATGTAGGCATTAATGCAGCTGGCTGTTTTGCAAAACATGGCTGGTAGCATAGAAGTTGTGGGACCTATCCAGTTTTTGTGCCCTGTGACACCCAGCAACGCTACTACAGCATAGGGAGTCCAAGAAAGAAACCACACTCCAATAGTGGACAGTACTATCAACGCCAACTTAACTTCTTGTTTCTTCTTGTCTTCTTCTTTGACGTGCCTAAAAGAGTCTCTGCTTCTTTTTTGAGACATGGCCCTGGTGTATACCACTTTCCAAATGTTAATATAGCTGAAAGATATTAAGGTAAACGGAACAACCCAAgctgcaaagaaaaatattataataaagtttTTGATTTTGGGATCGTCTGCCAGATAATCGAAACTGCAGCTGGTTAGATATCCCTCGTATGTATATTTTCCAAATCCAATATCCAGGGCTGGAACGAAAGCGAATAGGGCTCCATATAACCAGGTAACCAACAGGCAGATTTTTACCCTCATATCTGAGAAACTTCTGTTAAGAGGATATTTTATGACGAAATATCGGTCGAATGATATTACGCTTAATGTTATTATGGATATTGTTCCTGTAAGACCTCCAAAAAAACCGTAGATGCGACAAGCTACAAACATAAAAGTCAGATTAAGTTTTAAAAGTAGATAAGTAGCCACTTGAGCGCACTTTCACCTTTGACCTCTGATGTCACAGGTGCGTTGGATCTGAGCCGATGAGCAGCCGTAGCGGTGGGAACCGTACGCGCAACGGGTTTCGCGCAGCTCAATACTTacatttatttagttttataacTTACATCTAAAAATGTGTATGGCTATGAAACCTGCTAACTATACAACAATTAGTACAGATATCTCTTTTAATCTGCTTAGTGATTACTTGTTAACGACTCCACAATTATATACTGGTTTTAGTAACCCATTCTATTTGCATGTGTAATATTGACGACACAAAATTAAATACCAATATTGAGTACACCCCCGTAGCCAAAACGGTAGCAAAATTAAATAACAGTATTGAGCTGCGCGAAACCCGTTGCGCGTACGGTTCCCACCGCCACGGCTGCTCATCGGCTCAGATCCAACGCACCTGTGACGTCAGCGGTCAAAAGTGAAAGTGCGCTCAAGTGGCTACTTATCTACTTTTAAATcacaacaaacaaaaaacaaagtcAAAGCAAGTGACTGTAGATTCGTATTGTAACTATCTTCTTGATAAATGTAAGTTTAATAAAAGAAGTTATCAAATTATCTTTAACGAAGATGACAATTGCTCTAGCCGTCCTGCTAGATAATTGTTCTGATTTTTTTATTgccttttctcttctttccaaATTCAAGAACTTCTGCTGTCCTCTGAAATGATCTTTTTTCTCTAAGAATCCTTCCTTGAATGTCAATTGGTCATTCTCCGGCTTACCCTGCTAATCAAGCTGCATTAGGTCTCACGAATTTGGTGTTGTGAACCCATATTTTACTTATTGGGTACTTAGATGCCTTTAATATACTTCAAATTTATATTATTACCATATACTGCCATTGTTTCACCTATTTTGTTACGTTAGCGCCCAACGCCATATAAAATTTTGTTACAATAGCATCCCTTTGTAATGTACCTCCATTTTTTGGAGTACTCCTCCTTAAAGTTGCTCTGACGCTTGGGCATAATTAGTAATAAATGGCAATATGAGTTGTACAAAAAAAACACTTATAGCAAGACAAACACCCATATCCACACTGACTTGTCTGACTCCGGTTGGATAGCTGCCTACAGAATTGTTAAGCTCAACTGTCGATGAGAGGGTAAAACGGCCATGGGCGAGAATCCAGGGGAACACGGCCCGAGGAGAGGTGCGCCAAAAGTGTATCATCAACCCAATGTAAATGCGGGAGAGTTAGGCGTCCCGGGAGATTTTTCGGGTACGATCGTTAAAAAATTTGAGAATCCCGTTTTTAAGGGACATTTGGTCACCCTACGTTAAATgcataataaacatttttctataatattttattatctttcgcAACTATTCCACATTAAAGCATATATTAAGAATGTTGTGCCAACTACGAAGTTTAGTGTCATAATACTCGCAATAAAAGGTCAGTTAGACATATTTGTATACGAAATAAATACAGACCTATATCTCCAAGTGCTGGTCCTCTATAAAAAGAATTGACGATAAATATGGGCGCTTTAAGAGTCATCAGTCCATCGCTAATTGCCAAGTTGACAATAAGAGTGTTCGCTGAAGTTCTCAGAGCCTTGCATCTTAAATATGAGTTATTTTAGCCAAAATTTGAAGGCTATTAAAGCAGATTAATATCTAAATAAAATACCATACTCTTTCGAAATATTCACTGCTTTTAATACTTACTTTATAAATAAGAAGATCACCAAAAAGTTACCAGATACGCCAACAAacataagaaaaatataatacaCTCCTGAAGCATAAAAACACAAATTACTAGGAGGGTCATATTCGAGCCAGTGGAAATTTATATCTAGAATGTAATCTTCGGTAAACACTCCTAGGTTTTTCCAATCCTCAAAGGCCCAGACTTCTTTGAATCTATCAATGAGCGCAGTAACATTTTCCTTTGAATCTtgactaaaaaaaaaaagaaaattatgcgTTCGTAGTGAAGATCATCAGATAAGTGGTTCTTCGTAAAACTCATAGATGGCACTGTTATTTACTGGAGCAATACTGGGAAAGATAACGTGGAGAAGTAAATACAAAACAAGTCTGGAAAGAGCCTGGAAAGTTATTAGAGGACCTCGAACCCAGAATTAAAACGATCTAGAGTGGAAAGAATAATATCATAAAGATAGAATCGAATTTCAGCAAGAGACATAAGAAAAAATCTATGAAGGGATTGTTcaataaaaatcaacaatacctGTAGCCAAAGTACAAAAAAGTAGATATCAACTAAAGAATGATCCCTGGTCCAGGAAATATAAGTAATGAACTAATCAAAGCAGCTACAAATACATTAATGTCGCTACCCAAAGAATGGAATAGACCCACCATATCTTCCATTCATAAgaagaaaagcagaaaagactacgacaattacagagaaattaatgtTCTGCATCAAGGCTTTATAAGCGAGTACTAAAACGCCGAATTgaagaacaaattaaagaaaCAGAAGATCAACGGTTTCAGGGCTGGTCGCTCATGTATAGATTTAGTATTCACTGTTAAACAGATTATAGAGAAACTCATGAAAAGAAGGTAACTGTCTATTTAGCGTTTTTCGACCTTGAGAAAGCCTACCATACCGTACTGTTAAATAAGTTGTGGTAGTTCAAGAAAAAAGGTCTGTAAAGGTTACACTAAAGCTATAGAAGTCTCTCTAGAAGTATTCAGGATGTACCAGCGTAGTCAAAGTAGGTAGGACGACGTCTAAAGAGTTTCGGATCAGTAATGGCTTAAACTGGGATTTTTTTAAGCACCGATATTGCTTAAAAGGTACCAAGAAGAGGCACTCAATATATGGTGATGGAAATGTGGCCAAATGGGAATAACGGTGGGTAACTACACAATATACTATCTTCTGTTCGTAGACGATCAAGTACTGATAGCTGCTGAAACTGACGATTCTAGCTATATGCTAAGGAAAATTGCTCATTGTTTAAATACTTGCCAACGACTCAGCAAGAAGcgaaaaaaaatttgaacaaggAAGACGTGCTATTTCTCAATTAAATTTAGTCCTCTGGGGCCAAATCAAACAAAAAGTCTATTTACaaaaccattattgaaagcataTGTAaatctggttcctaaaaaaactgatacgactcttagtaagatttgatcattttgatcAGTGTTTTTGATTAGTCTGAGATTATAGTATATTTATTATGGcagataaataataaaataaacaaacaacaaacaattgattacataatttataaattgtaataattactaaggtctaaattttgatattattttgaattcttgcattttataaagagtatataaatgatagtttttacataaaatagggttgttgttattatttttattttatttcttatttattttttactttattattattaaggaataaaactaacgacttaactcaacaatatattaaagcaagaattgtaaccaaattaaaagataa includes:
- the LOC140433597 gene encoding opsin, ultraviolet-sensitive-like isoform X2; this encodes MICLWYIFLISPNVSPIIGENDLHVSLSQDSKENVTALIDRFKEVWAFEDWKNLGVFTEDYILDINFHWLEYDPPSNLCFYASGVYYIFLMFVGVSGNFLVIFLFIKCKALRTSANTLIVNLAISDGLMTLKAPIFIVNSFYRGPALGDIACRIYGFFGGLTGTISIITLSVISFDRYFVIKYPLNRSFSDMRVKICLLVTWLYGALFAFVPALDIGFGKYTYEGYLTSCSFDYLADDPKIKNFIIIFFFAAWVVPFTLISFSYINIWKVVYTRAMSQKRSRDSFRHVKEEDKKKQEVKLALIVLSTIGVWFLSWTPYAVVALLGVTGHKNWIGPTTSMLPAMFCKTASCINAYIYALSHPKFKEEIEKICFISFGKKDKNKVWTEESKTEITTVGEICKPDKPIPEYPGSTQTLSMNDVTSIGSRELPGSLKRQGVAAE
- the LOC140433597 gene encoding opsin, ultraviolet-sensitive-like isoform X1, translating into MICLWYIFLISPNVSPIIGENDLHVSLSQDSKENVTALIDRFKEVWAFEDWKNLGVFTEDYILDINFHWLEYDPPSNLCFYASGVYYIFLMFVGVSGNFLVIFLFIKCKALRTSANTLIVNLAISDGLMTLKAPIFIVNSFYRGPALGDIACRIYGFFGGLTGTISIITLSVISFDRYFVIKYPLNRSFSDMRVKICLLVTWLYGALFAFVPALDIGFGKYTYEGYLTSCSFDYLADDPKIKNFIIIFFFAAWVVPFTLISFSYINIWKVVYTRAMSQKRSRDSFRHVKEEDKKKQEVKLALIVLSTIGVWFLSWTPYAVVALLGVTGHKNWIGPTTSMLPAMFCKTASCINAYIYALSHPKFKEEIEKICFISFGKKDKNKVWTEESKTEITTVGEICKPDKPIPEYPGSTQTLSMNDVTSIGSRELPGSLKRQGTVVEMICLRPSFSNKPTSFRKLARRWSSKEKHKDFRELDDHVDVVSVSLQNK